In Edaphobacter aggregans, the sequence CACCACGCGGAACCTGCACCGTCACCTCTCCAGCCGATAGCAAACACACCCGCTCGCGCAAACGCCGCATCTCCCCCAATCGACCCATCAGATACTCCACCGCTCTCTCCGCACTCCAATCATCACAATGGTTATCAATCTCGACATGCCATCCAAGTTCCCGTGCCCGCTCCGCCCCCGCATCTTCCAGCGATGCACTATCCAGCAGCACAACCCATTGTGAACGAGCAAAAATCGCATCGTCCTCCTTCGGAGTCTCTCCCAACGTTCGCTCCGTTATCTTCTTCCCAATCTCTACAGGCAGCCGCTCCTCCAGTCCATACTCCTTCGCGATGCGATACACATCCTCCACCGAACTCCGATCCGGAAAAGTCGGCCCCGACGACAGCGCATCCAACTCGCCCGCCGGCACATCCGATACGAAGATCGTCAACTGCTCAGCAGGAGCAGCAGCCACAGCAAGCCGCCCACCCTTCACCGCAGAGAGATGCTTCCGCACCGCATTGATCGCGGCAATCGGCGCGCCGCTCTCCACCAGCGCTTTATGCGTCGCTGCAATCGTCTCCAACGAAACGCCCGGCTCCAGAAACCGCTCCATCAGCGCAGACCCGCCACCACTGATCAAAAATACGACCAGATCTCGCTCCGTCAGAGCCTGCAAGGTCCGCAAAACATCCGCCGCCGCCTCCATCGAACCCGCATTCGGGCTAGGATGTCCCCCGCGATACACACGAAATCCTTGCGAAGGCGCAGCCTCATCCTCCGGCCCGACGATAATCCCCTCGAACCGCTCACGCACATCGCCCACCCGCCACAAAAAAGGAGTCGCCATTGTATGAGCAGCCTTGCCAATCGCAATCAAAACCAGCCGCTCATACCCGCCAAGCACATAGCGATGCCCATCGATCTCCATCACGCCGTCGCGACAGACAAGCCTCCGCTCCATCGCAGGCTCAACCCGCGACGCCTTCAGCGCATATAAAAAAATATCGAGCGCATCTTCGCGAGCAGTACTCATAATCACGAAGCTGTCATCACCCGGAGATCCGGCGAGACAATCAGCCTAGCCTCCGTACGCGCCTGAACCTCAGCCGCATCGATACCCTCAGCCACTTCGGTCAACACCAACCCCTCGGGCGTCACACGAATCCACCCAAGCTCCGTCACGATGTCATGCACCACCCGCGTTCCCGTCAAAGGCAGCGTACATGCCTTCAGAATCCTCGATCCACCATCCTTCGTCTGATGCTCCATCGCCACAATCACCCTCCGAGCCCCCGCCACCAGATCCATCGCACCGCCCATCCCCTTCACCATCTTGCCCGGGATCGTCCAGTTCGCTAGATTGCCCCGCTCGTCCACCTGCATTGCGCCAAGCACACTCATATCCATGTGCCCGCCACGAATCATCGCAAACGACTCCTCACTCGCAAAGTAAGAACACCCCGGCAACTCCGTCACCGGCTGCTTGCCCGCATTAACCAAATCCGGATCGGCCTTCCCCTCCATCGGCGGCGCGCCAACCCCCAGCATCCCGTTCTCGGACTGAAACACCACATCAATCCCCGCCGGCAGATACCCCGCAATCATCGTCGGCAACCCGATACCGAGATTTACATAAAACCCATCCTTGAACTCTCGAGCAATCCGCCGCGCAATCCGCTCCTTGCCGTTCACGTCGCGCCTCCCATCTGCGCCCGAATAAACTCCGACTCGATCGGTTTGCGATACGCCGCGCCAACCACAACGCGCTTCACATAAATCCCGGGCGTCACAATATGATCCGGATCGAGCTCCCCCGGCTCGACCAACTCTTCCACCTCAGCAATCGTCAACTTCGCAGCCGTCGCCATCACCGGATTGAAGTTCCGCGTCGTCTTGCGATAGACAAGATTCCCAAGCCGATCACCCTTCCATGCTTTGATGAGCGCAACATCCGCATGCAGAGCCTGCTCCAGCACATACATCCGCTCACCGATCTGCCGCGTCTCCTTACCCTCGGCAACCACGGTGCCCAACCCCGTCGGCACATAGAACGCCGGAATCCCCGCTCCACCAGCCCGAATCCGCTCCGCCAACGTGCCCTGCGGAATCAGCGTCAGATCCAGCTCGCTCTTCAGCACAAGTTGTTCAAGCCGTCGATTCTCACCAACATAGCTGCCGATGTGCGACGCAATCATCCCCGCCTCCAGCATCAAGCCCATGCCAAAGCCATCGACGCCCATATTGTTGCTAATCGTATGCAGCCCCGTAATCCGCCGCTTCACCAACGCGGCAATCAGGTTCTCCGGAATCCCGCACAACCCAAAGC encodes:
- a CDS encoding CoA transferase subunit A, with the protein product MDKVVLSADAAVADIASGSTIMLGGFGLCGIPENLIAALVKRRITGLHTISNNMGVDGFGMGLMLEAGMIASHIGSYVGENRRLEQLVLKSELDLTLIPQGTLAERIRAGGAGIPAFYVPTGLGTVVAEGKETRQIGERMYVLEQALHADVALIKAWKGDRLGNLVYRKTTRNFNPVMATAAKLTIAEVEELVEPGELDPDHIVTPGIYVKRVVVGAAYRKPIESEFIRAQMGGAT
- a CDS encoding glycerate kinase encodes the protein MSTAREDALDIFLYALKASRVEPAMERRLVCRDGVMEIDGHRYVLGGYERLVLIAIGKAAHTMATPFLWRVGDVRERFEGIIVGPEDEAAPSQGFRVYRGGHPSPNAGSMEAAADVLRTLQALTERDLVVFLISGGGSALMERFLEPGVSLETIAATHKALVESGAPIAAINAVRKHLSAVKGGRLAVAAAPAEQLTIFVSDVPAGELDALSSGPTFPDRSSVEDVYRIAKEYGLEERLPVEIGKKITERTLGETPKEDDAIFARSQWVVLLDSASLEDAGAERARELGWHVEIDNHCDDWSAERAVEYLMGRLGEMRRLRERVCLLSAGEVTVQVPRGATGRGGRNQHFALIASEQIAGSDVVVLSGGSDGIDGNSSAAGALVDGKTQARAEEIGYPVSAALAAFDGHTLLEQLDDTIMTGPTGNNLRDLRVLLAP
- a CDS encoding 3-oxoacid CoA-transferase subunit B; translation: MNGKERIARRIAREFKDGFYVNLGIGLPTMIAGYLPAGIDVVFQSENGMLGVGAPPMEGKADPDLVNAGKQPVTELPGCSYFASEESFAMIRGGHMDMSVLGAMQVDERGNLANWTIPGKMVKGMGGAMDLVAGARRVIVAMEHQTKDGGSRILKACTLPLTGTRVVHDIVTELGWIRVTPEGLVLTEVAEGIDAAEVQARTEARLIVSPDLRVMTAS